ACGATTTTTTGACCGGACTCAATCCTATTCTCAATGATGTTCGTGGTCGCTTCCTAAGCATTAAACCACTTCCGAGTCTTGATGCTATTTTTTTTCGGAGGTTCGTTGTGAAGAACAACGTCGCCGCATCATGTTTGGTGGCTCCTCCACGCCCTCTGCTTCGTCCATAAATTCCGATGCATCTGCCATGGTTGCTTGATACCCCAACTTtccattattccaaaggctagtagtcgcccgtgatttacctcctccgtgttggccttgggacaggTTGGCGGAGGCGATGgggacgagcgtattcgccttttgccaccttgATACCCCAACTCTCATGACACTTGTAAACCTCTTTGGTATGATCATTGTAACCATCCCCATCACACCAAAGAAACCTGTTGGAAGCTTCACGGTAAGCCCACATATTGGGTCCCACGCAACCAATGCAAGAGCGACAGATCCAAGCCTCTAGTTGCAGCAAATCCAATGCAGCATCCTCATCGACTTTGACCTTCACCCAGGCCCAACtcgatcacattggtcaaatgttatCATCCTCTACATCCTTGATGACTCATGGTATTTCCTCCTCTATTATGAATGAGTCAGTCACATCGGGTGCGCCTTGGATTATTGATTCGGGTGCTTTTAAGCATATGTCGAGTATTTATACTATTTTTTCCTCATACAATCGATATTTGTGTACCCGTACTGTTACTTTAGCGGATGGATATGTTTCACCAGTAGTGGGAATTGATACTGTGACTCTTAGTCCCAATCTTTTGCTGCataaagttttatttgtttcgaagttgtcaTATAACTTACTCTCAATTAGCAAACTAACTTGGAATTTAGATTGTGTGGCTAATTTTTCCCAAAACTCGTGTATTTTTCAGGATCAGAATTCAAGGAGGATGATTGGACGTGCTGCTGAGGTGGCTGGATTGTACTACTTTCTATGTGCTAACTCTTAGTTTGCTGTTATCAAGTTGTTCGCAGTTCAATCTCTTCTCACCGCCACCACCAAATAAAGCTACTCCATCACCGCCTTGGCCATCATAGCTTCTCTTATATACGTCGCTTATTTTCTTCGTTGTTTCTTCCTTCAGATCACTTTGTGTGTGAAATCTGGCAATTAGCTAAACACACTAAGGTTCCTTTTTCAATTTATTCATATCATGCTTCGAAACTTTTTTCCCTTGTTCATAGTGACCTATGGGGTCCTTCCTGAATTTCTTCAATATCAAATAAAGggtgatttattttctttattgatGACCATTCTAAGGTTTGTTGGATAATTCTTTTACGTGAAAATTCTAAAGTTGAACATATATTTGAGtaattttataacatgattatcACGCAATTTAACTTTCGTATCTAAATTGTTCAAACTGATAATGAAACCgaattttttaattccttgcTAAATGATTTTTCTTCAAAAAGAGGTATTATTTATCAAAGCTCTTGTGTCGatacaccacaacaaaatgatgattttaaaggaaaaattatctttttttaGAAGTTAATCGCACACTACTTTTTACTAGCAATCTACATAAACATTTTTGGAGGATGTTATTTTAACTTCTTGCTATTTGATAAATCGGTTACCATTTTGggtgttaaaatttaaaacccCAATTTTCACTCTTcaagaatattttcaaaatctcatATATTTTCTGATCTTCATTTACATATATTTGGATGCTCGATTTTCATTCATATTCATAATCATCTTAGGTCTAAATTAAATCCTAGAAGTCACAAGTGCATTTCTATTGGATACTCTTTCACTAAAAAAAGGTTATAGATGTTATTCTCcttcaaagagaaaatatttatctCTAGAAATGTCACCTTTTATTAACATCAATCCTTTTATTCGAAGCCTTCTACCTAGGGGAGTCTCTGATTAAAAATTTGGTCATACCGTATATTTCTTTGACTAATTGGGAATATTTTTGGGAAACAAATCCACCTCTTAATTGAGCTCGGGGGAAATCTTAACTCCACAAAATAAGGAATCTATCTTATTTCCACGAgacctagaaattcaaaattcaagatTACCCTCCATCTGCAAATCCAGAAATTCTAAGTCAGGAAAATCTATAATCATCTCAAATATCATCCTGTATCACTCCAGTACCCAAAATTTTCAAACCCGTTGAATTTTTTCTAGTGACTTACGGCAGAAGAAAGCACATAGAAACCAAGTCTGATCTAATATCTCTAGCGCCCCACTCGTCTGGCTCAAGTTCTGGGCCTAATGATACTAAGCTGTCACAATTGAATATGTCAATCACACTTCGTAAAGGTGCTCGTCCATGTACTCAACATCCCGTCTCAGATTTTTTAGGATACTCTCATCTATCTGGACATATGCGTTCTTGGTAACAAATCTCTTAGAAACAACAGAACCAGCCAATATTGACGAGACTCTTAAACACAAACATTGACGTACAACGGTCTATGAAGAGAGCAAAGCCATAGAAAACAATGATACATGGGACATAGTCAATCGACTAGCAAGAAAGAACTCGTTTGGCTGTAATAATAACAAAACCAACCAATATTGACAAGACTCTTAAACACAAACATTGACATATAGCGGTCTTTGAAGAGATCAAAGCCTTGAAAAACAAGGACACATGGGATATAGTCAATCAACCAATGAGAAGGAACCCGATTGGCTGCAGATGAGTCTTCACAATTAAGTGCAAGGGTTAACGATGGTCGCTCTTGCCATGGAAGAAGGATAAGAGAGAAGGTTCGCGATTAACCAGGCCGTTTATATAGTTCGTGGGGAAAAAACAAAGAGTttattctttttcctttttctctacCAATTGATAAAATGCCGCATTACATCTAACTTTCAAAAAGAAAGTAACTGctataatatatttcaaaaaggtctacaaagtcattttctgaaATCATTACacacacaaaaaataaaataaaataataataataataataataataataataataataataataacaaaactaGTTTTGACAACAGTGTTCAAGCTTTTCTTCCTGTGTCTTGGAAGGAGCAGAAGCATTTGTTTCAAGTTTCAGAATGCTAAGCTGACCACCCTCCTTGCTAGCAGCCGTTGCAGCCTTGATCTCATTGCAGTGGTTTATGAACTTGCTCAGTTCTTGTTACATGAATTGTTTAATCGATAACCATCAGAAATATGTAAAAAGAAATCATGATTGATTAAATCATAAGCTCTGCATCTTCAATAAGGAGTTTAAACATTAAAAACCTGAGAACAAgtaaaattctaatcctagatcttgATCAATTGGAGAGCTTTACGCCTTTACATCTTGATATTTGTAGAAATATGGGTTCTTGGATAGCATAGCATGGAATCAATTGGAGAGCTTTACACCTCACAAGATTGTGGTGATGAGTTCATTTCCGAATAAAAAGAAACAGAGACAAGCATTGTCGGTTATCATCACAATTTCAGAAAGGTCAAGGATCGCAGAAGGAGATGAAGAATGAAATATCCTCCAAACATATGAGTGTTAGAGGTGGAGATGAGCCTAGCCATTAGTGTAGGTGGCAAAACATGGGGAGAGGCATGCTCGAACacgtcgagtttcgaccccaaaacctcatgtggcaacaccctatGTCTTAACCACCGCATAACCCCGAGAGGACTAATGTGCCTGCTCAACATTGTGGCAAAAAAAGGCgaaacgctcgcccccagcgctcccgccgtacccgacccaaggtcatcacgagggagaTAAATCGCAGCATCCGAGCGAGCATGTAATGGACAGGGTGTAATACGGGGATAGGAGATTTATTCCCCAGCTGTCCCGAGGATCGACCCTgtgacctcattgtggcaacacccgtcacataccaactcggatgacccgCGGGGTCTAATGTGCCTGCTCAACATGAAACTATAGCTGGTAGCCTGGTCATGCATATTTGGCCATAAAATACTTGTTTTCGAACCATTAGCCATGTTGTCTACTGGCTGCAGCATTGAATACTTCTAAAACTATTAAAATTTAGTTCCTTTCTACTGGTTGAATTAGGTCTACTGAGGAGCACATGTTCAAGAGCACTGCTTGCAGCTCACATGTCTCATCAGACATATCAATTGGAGAGCTTTACACCTCACAAGATTGTGGTGATGACTTCAGAAAGGTCAAGGATCGCATAAGGAGATGAAGGATGAAATATCCTCCAAACATATGAGAGTGGAAGGTGTGGAGATGAGCCTAGCTGAGCCGGTGGCAAAACATGGGGAGAGGCATGCTCGAACacgtcgagtttcgaccccaaaacctcatgtggcaacaccctatGTCTTAACCACCGCATAACCCCGAGAGGACTAATGTGCCTGCTCAACATTGTGGCAAAAAAAGGCgaaacgctcgcccccagcgctcccgccgtacccgacccaaggtcatcacgagggagaTAAATCGCAGCATCCGAGCGAGCATGTAATGGACAGGGTGTAATACGGGGATAGGAGATTTATTCCCCAGCTGTCCCGAGGATCGACCCTgtgacctcattgtggcaacacccgtcacataccaactcggatgacccgCGGGGTCTAATGTGCCTGCTCAACATGAAACTATAGCTGGGTAGCCAGGTCATGCATATTTGGCCATAAAATATCTGTTTTCGAACCTTTAGCCATGTTGTCTACTGGCTGCAGCATTGAATACTTCTAAAACTATTAAAATTTAGTTCCTTTCTACTGGTTGAATTAGGTCTACTGAGGAGCACATGTTCAAGAGCACTGCTTGCAGCTCACATGTCTCATCAGACATATATTCCTACAGGAGCACATTGGTTGGCCTCAACAAAAAGATGAGGTGTAAACAAAAGCATTACATGTTCAGCTAGAAGCCTCAAATACCCAGAGATCCTCACACGAGGTCAATGCATCGAATAAATGCCTAAAAAACTATTCTTTTCGAACAATGTATATTGGCAGGCTACTTCGATGGCAATGTAAGGGTAATTCGGTGCATGAACTCCTGTCAATGTGAGATTTATTGTACTCAGCCTTATCCTATTTTACAAGAGACTGTTTTCGATAATCAATCGAACCTATGATCTTTAGGTCATACAACCTCAACTTTACCATTGGACCAATGCTACTTCGATGGCAATGTAAATACCATATTCAAGCACTCCTTTATCCACGAATGGAAAAGGCAAAACAAATATTATAAGCCCGTAAAATTCTCTTTATATCTTCCTTACCTTTGACTATACAATTCAAGGTAATGGAAAAGGGAGCTTCAATCTTCAATGCTTCGTCTTCTTGTTGTCATTCTATCTTTTTGTTTGGGTAATGGAAAAGGGCAACTGATGAGATCAGTATTCCATCAACAAGGAAACTCTGAAGTTTATGGTGGCTGAAACCTTTATTAGGGTTCCGGGAAGTCGTTTTACTGGAAAACCTTGAGACCTAATCAACAAACTGAAGGCGCAATAGGTTTTGAAGAAACAAGAGATCAAAGAGCTAAGATCGACGAAAGACAGATTCCATGTTATCAGATCAAGCAGAAAAGAGAATTTTGCGATCAAATATCCTTGCAATGTAGGAAACAACCAAAACCGAAGCTAGCATAATCGGGAGAAAGATGAGAGTACTAACTCGGTCCGCTTCCATCTCCTTGGATATCTTGGACGGCTTCAAGAACTTCTTCCCTGGACCATGGCGAGGCCAAGTTAACTGTACGCAACAACAAATTAAAGCAAGCACGCACGCAAGGAGAAGGGATCACTGGAAACCTTTCCGGGTTTGAGAAGTCTTCCCATGGCGATTGGGAGGGATGGTTCTCCTCTTCTGCAAGCCCTTGAACAGATTTCCCTTCTGCGTCATCTTCCGCTCGCACCGATCCCCGACGGTTACTGCGGCGGCCGCTGCCTCCTAAATACCACATCGGCCCAATTGCGGACCGGCCCATCAGAAGTTTCGATAAAAGGCCCGCTTGCTGACCGTGCACGATTTCGCAGATTCGCCGGGCGATCATGGCGATGGTCGATGACGTTGCATCGGAAAGCGAAGGGACGTCGTCGTCAGTCCTTCCTAGCGAGCGTCTTCTCGGTGTTTCTTCCTTCACGCACACCCCTTGCTATTGGTACGATGTAGGGCTTCGATGCCTGAATCATGCTTATCAATCGCTGATTGAACGATTTTTCTATACATAAACTCATAATTGCTCAGTCTATTATTGAACCTTGTTGTTTAGCTGTAGGTTTTGGGCATCGATGCAAATTTGCCATTTTCTTCGTTATATTGAAGTAACTAACGAAAGAGGGAGGCGAAGTTAGAAGAGCTGCATTCATTAGAGTCGAAGGTGTAGGGTAGATCGATACTAACAAAAACATTTATCAATCTATTAAAATATGGTTGATACTACTAATGATATTGCTCGCATTGAGCTCAATGGAAGATAAAATTCATATAGTCGACACTAAATAGTTGGTAGCACACCTTTATGATGATGACTCGATTAGCCAAAGAAGCTATGACGGCCAAGATTCAattttctctcatcattctctcaaGTAGTACAATTAACCAGTACTTCCTTTAGCTGTTGGATGTTGCTTTGAGTCGCAAACTTCAATATGGCTAGTGGTACTGATTGCTTGGGAATATGATTTTCTACAATCACTATCTTGAAGTCCTCATTGCATTTTTGGCATTAGGAAGTTTGGGATATATTCTGGTTCATCTACTTTGTTTTCA
This genomic stretch from Zingiber officinale cultivar Zhangliang chromosome 7A, Zo_v1.1, whole genome shotgun sequence harbors:
- the LOC122001591 gene encoding uncharacterized protein LOC122001591 is translated as MTQKGNLFKGLQKRRTIPPNRHGKTSQTRKVNLASPWSREEVLEAVQDIQGDGSGPKLSKFINHCNEIKAATAASKEGGQLSILKLETNASAPSKTQEEKLEHCCQN